A single window of Aspergillus puulaauensis MK2 DNA, chromosome 5, nearly complete sequence DNA harbors:
- a CDS encoding uncharacterized protein (COG:S;~EggNog:ENOG410Q1FQ), whose protein sequence is MIAQQPRSFLKLFSAPNWDSDLTSTKGPARPSEPPPKRASTMARFRTHQHKKNARSLASEGPWKVDTPFGPPEISHIHVPGGIRRIRNTFAKLTPSARAERQLLRQKNLYKSPLTERNVDTFVTHQEFAEACYPNRHSNEVQVVAWLDRLY, encoded by the exons ATGATAGCGCAACAGCCGCGTTCTTTTCTGAAGCTATTCTCGGCACCCAACTGGGACTCGGACTTGACCTCCACCAAGGGCCCCGCACGCCCCAGCGAACCCCCTCCAAAACGAG CTTCCACCATGGCTCGGTTCCGCACCCACCAGCACAAGAAGAACGCCCGCTCTTTAGCCTCCGAGGGCCCCTGGAAGGTCGATACACCGTTTGGACCGCCCGAGATCTCGCACATACACGTCCCCGGCGGCATTCGACGGATACGAAATACCTTTGCGAAATTGACTCCATCCGCCCGGGCCGAACGGCAGTTGCTCAGACAGAAGAACCTATACAAGAGCCCCCTGACCGAGCGCAACGTTGACACCTTCGTCACGCACCAGGAATTCGCGGAAGCCTGCTATCCGAATCGACACAGCAATGAAGTACAAGTGGTCGCTTGGCTTGATCGACTGTACTGA
- a CDS encoding uncharacterized protein (COG:K;~EggNog:ENOG410PNS8;~InterPro:IPR011598,IPR036638;~PFAM:PF00010;~go_function: GO:0046983 - protein dimerization activity [Evidence IEA]), protein MSRSRLPPTPAMSGELIIKDKDQAMIDGSDVFALPPAAYSPSKVNDASRRSSKSDPSVFFPVSPTSPRLDPSRNANPPSQAGFKRPLEDLDLPPPPTRTRKIIQMKPKTQSSPKPAAAPAKPASKGNTKAAANSTSPAASKKKQPSATSAAGRKIARKTAHSLIERRRRSKMNEEFSTLKNMIPACQGQEMHKLAILQASIDYVNYLEQCIQGLKTPGEHKPLAPPSLPAAPLSPTSPEFLGEVQGSTYSASVSPEVPPHSVASTSPMYSPRSGIPLAGATSEIPPSILPSPALGPIRANERTMGPGPARSSWAVPSATTSPAIQPRFSNASSADMDHEASAALLMLNRDPRGSIDSGHGGSVSSSVSREDEKYKVSDQQRKRMSVMDLLIS, encoded by the exons ATGTCACGTTCCCGTCTTCCTCCAACGCCCGCCATGTCTGGGGAGCTTATCATCAAGGACAAGGATCAGGCAATGATCGATGGCTCAGACGTCTTTGCTCTGCCGCCGGCTGCCTATAGTCCTTCGAAAGTGAACGATGCCAGCAGGAGGTCGTCCAAGTCGGACCCCTCGGTATTCTTCCCTGTATCACCGACATCACCGCGACTTGATCCGAGCCGCAATGCGAACCCTCCGTCGCAGGCCGGTTTCAAGAGACCCCTCGAAGATCTAgacctccctccccctcccacccGAACCCGCAAGATCATCCAGATGAAACCAAAAACCCAGAGCTCGCCGAAACCTGCCGCAGCCCCCGCGAAACCCGCTTCGAAGGGGAACACAAAGGCTGCCGCCAATAGCACTTCTCCGGCGGCttccaagaagaagcaacCGAGTGCCACCAGTGCAGCAGGACGGAAGATCGCACGAAAGACCGCGCACAGCTTGATCGAGCGGCGACGGAGGTCAAAAATGAACGAGGAGTTTTCGACCCTGAAGAATATGATCCCGGCTTGTCAGGGACAGGAGATGCATAAGCTTGCCATCCTACAG GCTAGCATCGACTATGTCAACTACCTCGAGCAATGTATCCAGGGTCTCAAAACCCCCGGAGAACACAAACCGCTGGCACCGCCATCGTTGCCCGCCGCTCCCCTATCACCAACATCCCCCGAGTTCCTCGGGGAGGTCCAAGGCAGCACATACTCCGCATCAGTGTCACCCGAAGTACCTCCACACAGCGTAGCCAGCACCTCTCCAATGTACTCCCCTCGAAGCGGGATCCCCTTGGCCGGCGCAACATCAGAAATCCCACCCTCAATCCTTCCAAGTCCTGCGCTGGGACCAATTCGGGCCAACGAGCGCACGATGGGCCCCGGCCCCGCTCGCAGCTCATGGGCTGTTCCGTCTGCCACAACCTCGCCTGCTATCCAACCCCgcttctccaacgcctctTCTGCCGACATGGACCACGAAGCTTCCGCCGCGCTACTCATGCTGAACCGGGATCCTCGAGGATCAATCGACTCTGGCCATGGCGGCTCGGTAAGCTCGTCTGTCTCTCGCGAGGACGAGAAGTACAAGGTCTCCGACCAGCAGCGCAAGAGGATGAGCGTGATGGATTTGTTGATTTCCTGA